In Sphingobium amiense, a genomic segment contains:
- a CDS encoding LysR family transcriptional regulator encodes MRLPDFEAWAMFAAVVEHRSFTDAAKALSVSKATVSKAVTRLEEHLDTSLFNRTSRRLALTESGRRLVDHAQRILAEGQAAEEAARDETAELSGVVRLGAPMTFGLLRIAPLVAQFTKAHPLVDIDLHLSDARIDIIEMGLDATIRIAEMPDSSLRARRLSDVTMHVVASPAYLAERGRPQHPSDLGMHDCLCYSNVATPDVWRFAGPGQQTVTVQVRSRITVNSGEAMLPALREGVGIARLPDFIVGDALASGELEEVLTDWVPPPVGLHLVTPPSRLRPARVEALLDFIARHHGC; translated from the coding sequence ATGGGCGATGTTCGCCGCCGTGGTCGAGCATCGCAGCTTCACCGACGCGGCCAAGGCGCTGAGCGTGTCCAAGGCGACCGTCTCCAAGGCCGTGACCCGGCTGGAGGAACATCTCGACACCAGCCTCTTCAACCGGACGAGCCGCCGTCTGGCGCTGACCGAAAGCGGGCGGCGGCTGGTCGATCATGCGCAACGCATCCTTGCGGAAGGCCAGGCGGCGGAGGAAGCGGCGCGCGACGAGACGGCGGAACTGTCGGGCGTGGTGCGGCTGGGCGCGCCGATGACGTTCGGGCTGCTGCGCATCGCGCCGCTGGTGGCGCAGTTCACCAAGGCGCATCCGCTGGTGGACATCGACCTGCATCTGTCCGATGCGCGGATCGACATCATCGAAATGGGCCTCGACGCCACGATCCGCATCGCGGAGATGCCCGACAGTTCGCTGCGCGCGCGGCGGCTGAGCGATGTGACCATGCATGTGGTGGCATCGCCCGCCTATCTGGCGGAACGGGGCAGGCCGCAGCACCCATCCGACCTCGGCATGCATGACTGCCTCTGTTACTCGAACGTCGCGACGCCCGATGTCTGGCGCTTCGCCGGGCCGGGCCAGCAGACGGTGACGGTGCAGGTGCGCAGCCGGATCACGGTCAACAGCGGAGAAGCGATGCTGCCTGCGCTGAGGGAGGGTGTGGGGATTGCCCGCCTGCCCGACTTCATCGTCGGCGATGCACTGGCGTCGGGCGAGCTGGAGGAAGTGCTGACCGACTGGGTGCCGCCGCCGGTGGGGCTGCATCTGGTGACGCCACCCTCGCGCCTGCGTCCCGCGCGGGTGGAAGCGCTGCTCGATTTCATCGCGCGTCATCATGGTTGCTGA
- the ctrA gene encoding response regulator transcription factor CtrA: protein MRVLLIEDEPTTAKAIELMLTTEGFNVYTTDLGEEGLDLGKLYDYDIICLDLNLPDMHGYDVLKKLRAAKVQTPVLILSGISEMDSKVRSFGFGADDYVTKPFHREELIARIHAVVRRSKGHSQSVIRTGKLSVNLDAKTVEVDSNRVHLTGKEYAMLELLSLRKGTTLTKEMFLNHLYGGMDEPELKIIDVFICKLRKKLALACGGDNYIETVWGRGYVLRDPDEVAEPQAKVA from the coding sequence ATGCGCGTGCTGCTGATTGAGGACGAACCGACGACTGCCAAGGCGATCGAGCTTATGCTCACGACCGAAGGCTTCAACGTCTATACCACGGATCTGGGCGAAGAGGGTTTGGACCTCGGCAAGCTCTATGACTATGACATCATCTGTCTGGACCTGAACCTGCCCGACATGCACGGCTATGACGTGCTGAAAAAGCTGCGGGCGGCCAAGGTGCAGACGCCGGTGCTGATCCTGTCCGGCATCAGCGAGATGGACAGCAAGGTCCGCTCCTTCGGCTTCGGCGCGGACGATTATGTCACCAAGCCGTTCCATCGCGAGGAACTGATCGCCCGTATCCATGCGGTCGTGCGCCGGTCCAAGGGCCATTCGCAGTCGGTCATCCGCACCGGCAAGCTGTCGGTCAATCTGGACGCCAAGACGGTCGAGGTCGACAGCAACCGCGTGCACCTGACCGGCAAGGAATATGCGATGCTGGAGCTTCTCTCGCTGCGCAAGGGCACGACGCTGACCAAGGAAATGTTCCTCAACCACCTCTATGGCGGGATGGACGAGCCGGAACTCAAGATCATCGACGTGTTCATCTGCAAGCTGCGCAAGAAGCTGGCGCTGGCATGCGGTGGGGACAATTATATCGAGACCGTCTGGGGCCGCGGCTATGTGCTGCGCGATCCGGACGAGGTGGCGGAACCGCAGGCCAAGGTCGCCTGA
- a CDS encoding methyl-accepting chemotaxis protein, protein MGQASYHSPDAAWDAICKSQAVIEFAPDGTILWANDLFLNLTGYALEDIAGRHHRLFCHKGDAESPDYAAFWKKLARGVHDGGEYRRITKHGRDVWLQATYNPVFDADGKVQRILKIAADITASKMLRAELRAMVDGLVEIVDGIGLIANQTNLLALNAAIEAARAGEAGRGFAVVATEVKKLAGDTRTATERARAMVEAVA, encoded by the coding sequence GTGGGCCAAGCAAGCTATCATAGTCCGGACGCCGCGTGGGACGCGATCTGCAAGTCGCAGGCCGTCATTGAGTTCGCCCCAGACGGAACGATCCTGTGGGCCAACGACCTGTTTCTCAACCTGACGGGATATGCACTGGAGGACATCGCCGGGCGTCATCACCGGCTGTTCTGCCACAAGGGCGACGCTGAATCGCCCGACTATGCGGCATTCTGGAAGAAGCTGGCGCGCGGGGTGCATGACGGGGGCGAATATCGCCGCATCACCAAGCACGGACGCGACGTCTGGTTGCAGGCGACCTACAATCCCGTGTTCGATGCGGACGGAAAGGTGCAGCGCATCCTCAAGATTGCGGCCGACATCACCGCTTCGAAGATGCTGCGCGCGGAGCTGCGGGCGATGGTCGACGGGCTGGTGGAGATCGTGGACGGGATCGGCCTGATCGCCAACCAGACCAATCTGCTGGCGCTCAACGCCGCCATCGAGGCGGCACGGGCGGGGGAGGCCGGACGCGGCTTCGCGGTCGTTGCGACCGAGGTCAAGAAGCTGGCGGGCGACACGCGCACCGCGACGGAACGGGCGCGGGCGATGGTCGAAGCCGTAGCCTGA
- a CDS encoding S8 family serine peptidase, whose amino-acid sequence MDHFDRERTGDHPMKWTRPWMAAGLLLVGPGAQAQLLPGGGIGDAGRIVPGVIDRLEEGVDGAALDRLSPTRLVRQLAAARTARIDALVRAHGDRVELDDRREPARRGVILLTGASEASSRGLRAAGYDITQEAVEGIDLPILRLSVPTGRNLAKALREVRALAPEAQASADNLYFASGRAAAEGSAPLAANPVGGKAVGLIDGGVARHPSLTGGVEQRGFAEGAPRASAHGTAVASLISGNGAIRGAAPGASLLVADVYGNDPAGGGAFAIVRALGWMTARGVRVVTVSLVGPANPLLEGAIRLAREKGVTVVAAVGNDGPAAPPSYPASYSSVLAVTGIDGRGRTLPEAGRALHVDFAAPGADMRAAGLSGGADKVRGTSFAAPLVAGRLFLRGSRDALAAEADRRGKPPVVCGNCRNID is encoded by the coding sequence ATGGATCATTTTGACCGCGAAAGGACCGGCGATCACCCGATGAAATGGACACGTCCCTGGATGGCCGCCGGGCTGCTGCTCGTCGGTCCCGGCGCGCAGGCGCAATTGCTCCCCGGCGGCGGGATCGGCGACGCCGGGCGCATCGTCCCGGGCGTGATCGACCGGCTGGAAGAGGGCGTGGACGGCGCGGCGCTCGACCGGCTCTCTCCCACCCGGCTCGTCCGGCAACTCGCCGCCGCCCGGACGGCGCGGATCGACGCACTGGTGCGCGCGCATGGCGACCGGGTCGAGCTGGACGACCGGCGCGAACCCGCGCGGCGCGGCGTCATCCTGCTGACCGGAGCCAGCGAGGCGTCCTCGCGCGGCCTGCGGGCGGCCGGTTACGATATTACGCAAGAGGCGGTGGAAGGCATCGACCTGCCGATCCTGCGCCTCAGCGTGCCCACCGGCCGCAATCTGGCCAAGGCGTTGCGCGAAGTGCGTGCGCTCGCCCCCGAAGCGCAGGCGAGCGCCGACAATCTCTATTTCGCGAGCGGTCGGGCGGCCGCCGAAGGCAGCGCGCCGCTCGCCGCCAACCCGGTCGGCGGGAAGGCCGTGGGCCTGATCGACGGCGGCGTCGCGCGGCACCCTTCGCTCACGGGCGGCGTGGAGCAGCGCGGCTTTGCCGAAGGCGCGCCCCGCGCCAGCGCCCATGGCACCGCCGTCGCATCGCTCATCAGCGGCAACGGGGCGATCCGGGGGGCCGCGCCCGGCGCTTCGCTGCTGGTCGCCGATGTCTATGGCAACGATCCGGCGGGCGGCGGCGCGTTCGCCATCGTGCGCGCGCTGGGATGGATGACGGCGCGCGGCGTCAGGGTCGTGACGGTCAGCCTTGTCGGGCCAGCCAACCCACTGCTCGAAGGTGCGATCCGGCTGGCGCGGGAAAAGGGCGTCACGGTGGTGGCGGCGGTCGGCAATGACGGTCCCGCCGCCCCGCCCTCCTATCCGGCGTCCTACAGCAGCGTGCTGGCGGTAACGGGCATCGACGGCAGGGGACGAACGCTTCCCGAAGCGGGCCGTGCGCTCCATGTCGATTTCGCCGCACCGGGCGCCGACATGCGCGCCGCAGGCCTGAGCGGCGGCGCGGACAAGGTGCGCGGAACCAGTTTCGCCGCGCCGCTGGTGGCGGGCCGCCTGTTCCTGCGCGGCAGCCGGGACGCGCTGGCCGCCGAAGCGGACCGGCGCGGGAAACCGCCCGTTGTCTGCGGAAATTGCAGAAATATTGATTGA
- a CDS encoding RNA polymerase sigma factor, producing the protein MSFERDMLAILPRLRRFALSLSRDRADGDDLCQATVEKALRARDQWQPGTRLDSWMYRIMRNLWIDEARARQRAGRTFAPEEAGEHVGDAGHDRIEALVTLSDVDRAMQALPDEQREAVALVLVEGLSYKEAAAVLDIPMGTLTSRLVRGRGALIAMMGEAA; encoded by the coding sequence TTGTCTTTCGAACGCGACATGCTGGCGATATTGCCCCGGCTGCGGCGCTTCGCGCTCAGCCTGTCGCGGGATCGCGCCGATGGCGACGATCTGTGTCAGGCGACGGTCGAAAAGGCGCTGCGCGCGCGCGACCAGTGGCAGCCGGGAACCCGTCTCGATAGCTGGATGTATCGGATCATGCGCAATTTGTGGATCGACGAGGCAAGGGCGCGGCAGCGGGCCGGGCGGACCTTCGCGCCGGAGGAGGCGGGCGAGCATGTCGGCGACGCCGGTCACGACCGGATCGAGGCGCTGGTGACGCTGTCCGATGTGGACCGGGCGATGCAGGCGCTGCCCGACGAACAGCGGGAGGCGGTCGCGCTGGTGCTGGTGGAAGGGCTTTCCTACAAGGAGGCGGCTGCGGTGCTGGACATTCCGATGGGAACGCTGACGTCCCGGCTGGTGCGCGGGCGCGGGGCGCTGATCGCGATGATGGGAGAAGCGGCATGA
- a CDS encoding anti-sigma factor family protein — MSGIDEAMLIALVDGELDEVNRRRVERAVADDPALAARLADHRRLREQLSAHYAPVAQEPVPPRLQALLEEAATVTPIIRPKRRMAGWAMGGAIAASLVLGLGIGRMSGGEAGPIGVRDGVMVAQGPLADALDRQLASAQDGAAIRMGLSFRRKGGGWCRTFDGAVAGVACRDGQDWRVEQALPGAAQTSDYRQAASADPRLMATVESLMAGDAADAAAERAAQEAGWR, encoded by the coding sequence ATGAGCGGGATCGACGAAGCCATGCTGATCGCGCTGGTCGATGGCGAACTGGACGAGGTGAATCGCCGCCGGGTGGAACGGGCGGTCGCGGACGACCCGGCACTGGCCGCGCGTCTGGCCGACCATAGGCGGTTGCGCGAGCAGCTATCGGCCCATTATGCGCCCGTCGCGCAGGAGCCGGTGCCGCCCCGCCTGCAGGCTTTGCTCGAAGAGGCGGCGACGGTGACGCCCATAATCCGTCCAAAGCGGCGGATGGCGGGATGGGCGATGGGCGGCGCGATTGCGGCCAGTCTGGTGCTGGGCCTTGGCATCGGCCGGATGTCGGGCGGGGAGGCCGGTCCCATCGGCGTCCGGGATGGCGTCATGGTGGCGCAGGGTCCGCTTGCTGACGCGCTCGACCGGCAGCTTGCGTCGGCGCAGGACGGGGCGGCGATCCGCATGGGCCTGAGTTTTCGTCGAAAAGGCGGCGGCTGGTGCCGGACCTTCGACGGGGCGGTGGCGGGTGTCGCCTGCCGCGACGGGCAGGACTGGCGCGTCGAGCAGGCGCTGCCGGGCGCGGCGCAGACGAGCGATTACCGGCAGGCGGCGTCCGCCGATCCGCGCCTCATGGCGACGGTTGAATCCCTGATGGCGGGCGACGCCGCGGACGCTGCGGCGGAAAGGGCGGCGCAGGAGGCCGGCTGGCGATAA
- a CDS encoding STN domain-containing protein, with amino-acid sequence MRMRLAAAGLALAISLLFTSPASATPASPDPQLQQRHRFDIHVQPLNEGLRLLAMQSGVRILFSYDVAASIRGRRVEGFMSTEEALRRLLQGTELKYSRAGVGVLAMHYRQPASCAALSAAASAASPAIRDSTVAMRRGSADAACR; translated from the coding sequence ATGCGCATGCGGCTGGCCGCGGCGGGGCTGGCTCTCGCCATCAGCCTTCTCTTCACATCGCCTGCCAGCGCCACTCCGGCGTCACCCGATCCGCAACTGCAACAACGCCACCGCTTCGACATACACGTCCAGCCGCTGAACGAGGGGCTGCGACTGCTGGCAATGCAGTCAGGCGTGCGCATCCTCTTTTCCTACGATGTCGCCGCGTCGATCCGGGGACGCCGGGTCGAAGGTTTCATGTCGACCGAAGAAGCGCTCAGGCGCCTGTTACAGGGAACGGAACTCAAATATTCGCGGGCGGGCGTGGGCGTGCTGGCGATGCATTATCGCCAGCCGGCCTCCTGCGCCGCCCTTTCCGCCGCAGCGTCCGCGGCGTCGCCCGCCATCAGGGATTCAACCGTCGCCATGAGGCGCGGATCGGCGGACGCCGCCTGCCGGTAA
- the dcd gene encoding dCTP deaminase, with translation MSILSDKWIREQAQTTGMIEPFVENQKRDGCISYGLSSYGYDARVADEFKIFTNVDSAVVDPKDFAANSFVDRKTDVCIIPPNSFALARTVEYFRVPRDVLVICLGKSTYARCGIIVNVTPLEPGWEGHVTLEFSNTTPLPAKIYANEGACQFLFLNGNEPCEVSYADRAGKYMGQQGVTLPRL, from the coding sequence ATGTCCATCCTTTCCGACAAGTGGATTCGCGAACAGGCGCAGACGACCGGCATGATCGAGCCGTTCGTCGAAAACCAGAAGCGGGACGGCTGCATCAGCTACGGTCTCTCTTCCTACGGCTATGACGCGCGCGTGGCGGACGAGTTCAAGATCTTCACCAATGTCGACAGCGCGGTGGTGGACCCCAAGGATTTCGCCGCCAACAGCTTCGTCGACCGCAAGACCGATGTCTGCATCATCCCGCCCAACAGCTTCGCCCTTGCCCGCACGGTCGAATATTTCCGCGTGCCGCGCGACGTGCTGGTCATCTGCCTCGGCAAATCCACCTATGCCCGCTGCGGCATCATCGTGAACGTGACGCCGCTGGAGCCGGGCTGGGAAGGCCATGTGACGCTGGAATTTTCCAACACCACGCCCCTCCCCGCCAAGATCTACGCCAATGAAGGCGCCTGTCAGTTCCTCTTCCTCAATGGCAACGAGCCATGCGAAGTCAGCTATGCCGACCGGGCGGGCAAATATATGGGGCAGCAGGGCGTCACGCTGCCACGGCTCTAG
- a CDS encoding cytidine deaminase, with protein sequence MPHDAQMQQLIAAARGAMTHAHAPYSRFAVGAAVRLTDGGIVTGCNFENASYGLSLCAETVALASVNAQGRLADVEAIAVLGGAMDGGAEALVTPCGRCRQIMNEAEQMAGRALAIHCATPGGERILTFTLAQLLPHAFGPADLGIGPQTKS encoded by the coding sequence ATGCCTCATGACGCCCAGATGCAGCAGTTGATCGCCGCCGCGCGCGGGGCGATGACGCATGCTCATGCACCCTACAGCCGCTTTGCGGTCGGCGCAGCGGTACGGCTGACGGACGGCGGCATCGTCACCGGCTGCAATTTCGAGAATGCGAGCTACGGCCTGTCCCTCTGCGCCGAAACCGTCGCGCTCGCCAGCGTCAACGCGCAGGGGCGCCTTGCCGATGTGGAGGCCATCGCGGTCCTCGGCGGGGCGATGGACGGCGGCGCGGAAGCGCTCGTCACGCCGTGCGGCCGCTGCCGCCAGATCATGAACGAGGCGGAGCAGATGGCCGGCCGCGCGCTCGCCATCCACTGCGCCACGCCCGGCGGCGAGCGCATCCTCACCTTCACTCTCGCGCAACTCCTCCCCCACGCCTTCGGCCCCGCCGACCTCGGCATCGGCCCCCAGACAAAGAGCTGA
- a CDS encoding GH25 family lysozyme: MFVRFGAGLAAVAVLAAALWLYARAWTPDRAEYPTQGVTIDSGDGQVEWDTIAAQGADFAYIRATDSQAARDPAFADNWRRARLAGLRYGALVEFSLCRPPADQGTAFMTTVARDNAALPPAIRLAFDPRCTARPGRDRLLSDLNTLVNLIEGHAGKPVLINVTEDFNETYRIGSGINRTLWLDRNFFPPDYTGGPWVMWTASDMRHIDGVDGPVRWNVVTP, from the coding sequence GGTCGCGGTGCTGGCGGCGGCGCTGTGGCTCTACGCGCGCGCTTGGACGCCCGACCGTGCCGAATATCCGACGCAGGGCGTGACGATCGACAGCGGCGACGGTCAGGTCGAATGGGACACGATCGCGGCGCAGGGCGCGGATTTCGCCTATATCCGCGCGACCGACAGCCAGGCTGCGCGCGACCCGGCCTTTGCCGACAACTGGCGCAGGGCGCGGCTGGCCGGGCTGCGCTACGGAGCCTTGGTGGAGTTCAGCCTGTGCCGCCCGCCCGCGGATCAGGGCACGGCCTTCATGACGACCGTGGCGCGCGACAATGCCGCCCTGCCCCCCGCCATCCGCCTCGCCTTCGACCCGCGCTGCACGGCCCGGCCGGGGCGCGACCGCCTGCTTTCGGATCTCAACACGCTGGTGAACCTGATCGAAGGCCATGCGGGCAAGCCGGTCCTCATCAACGTGACGGAGGATTTCAACGAAACCTATCGCATCGGCTCCGGCATCAACCGGACGCTCTGGCTCGACCGCAATTTCTTTCCGCCCGATTATACCGGCGGGCCATGGGTGATGTGGACAGCCAGCGACATGCGGCATATCGACGGCGTTGACGGCCCGGTCCGTTGGAATGTGGTGACGCCCTAA